A part of Chlorocebus sabaeus isolate Y175 chromosome 28, mChlSab1.0.hap1, whole genome shotgun sequence genomic DNA contains:
- the ZFAND2A gene encoding AN1-type zinc finger protein 2A — translation MEFPDLGKHCSEKTCKQLDFLPVKCDACKQDFCKDHFTYAAHKCPFAFQKDVQVPVCPLCNTPIPVKKGQIPDVVVSNHIDRHCDSHPGKKKEKIFTYRCSKEGCKKKEMLQMACAQCHGNFCIQHRHPLDHSCRHGSRPTVKAGCSPMTASESKPSGDFLALAPGGLAQRLNWFTRLM, via the exons ATGGAGTTTCCTGATTTGGGGAAGCATTGTTCAGAAAAAACTTGCAAGCAGCTAG atttTCTTCCAGTAAAATGTGATGCGTGTAAACAAGATTTCTGTAAAGACCATTTTACATATGCTGCACATAAGTGTCCGTTTGCATTCCAGAAG GATGTTCAGGTTCCGGTATGCCCACTCTGTAATACCCCCATCCCAGTGAAAAAGGGCCAGATACCAGACGTGGTGGTTAGCAATCACATTGACAGACACTGTGACTCTCATcctgggaagaagaaagagaag ATTTTTACGTACCGTTGCTCAAAAGAGGGCTGCAAGAAGAAAGAGATGCTGCAGATGGCATGTGCCCAGTGTCACGGCAACTTCTGTATCCAGCACAGACACCCTTTGGACCACAGCTGCAGACACGGGAGTCGCCCTACTGTCAAAGCCGG GTGTTCACCCATGACAGCCTCTGAATCCAAGCCGTCAGGAGATTTCCTCGCCCTGGCTCCTGGAGGGCTGGCCCAGCGACTCAACTGGTTCACCCGGCTCATGTGA